A window of Microcystis aeruginosa FD4 contains these coding sequences:
- a CDS encoding DsrE family protein, with protein MLLKSLALGSLVGLSLVTSIPVLANPTLSPVQTNEAIIAVGQQKSDLFVNLTTDDPWRAAMAIGVATNMLKKGHSTTIFLNITGVHLAATTIPQHTNGITGKTLQAMLVDFISQGGKVLICPSCMKQAAIKPEELIAGVVTSSPDSLEANLFKETVKVISW; from the coding sequence ATGTTATTAAAATCTTTAGCCCTTGGTTCCCTTGTGGGATTATCCTTAGTTACATCTATCCCAGTCTTGGCTAATCCTACCCTTTCTCCAGTACAAACTAACGAAGCAATAATCGCTGTCGGTCAACAAAAATCCGATTTATTTGTTAATTTAACCACCGATGATCCTTGGCGAGCTGCAATGGCCATTGGTGTCGCCACCAATATGCTAAAAAAAGGTCACTCAACCACCATTTTTTTGAATATTACAGGGGTACACCTGGCAGCGACGACCATTCCTCAACACACTAACGGTATCACCGGTAAAACCCTGCAAGCAATGTTAGTAGATTTCATCAGTCAAGGGGGAAAAGTCTTAATTTGTCCCTCCTGCATGAAACAAGCAGCCATAAAACCCGAAGAGCTAATTGCCGGTGTGGTGACAAGTTCCCCCGATTCCCTAGAAGCAAATTTATTTAAGGAAACGGTTAAAGTAATTAGCTGGTAA
- the crtH gene encoding carotenoid isomerase yields MSNQYDAIVIGSGIGGLVTATQLAAKGAKVLVLESYLIPGGSAGYFEREGYRFDVGASMIFGFGKKGTTNLLTKALAAVDMSIETIADPVQIHYHLPDGLDLKVHRDYEQFLQELISHFPAEKTGIRRFYDECWQVFNCLNSMDLLSLEEPRYLTRVFFQHPLSCLGLVKYLPQNAGDVARKYIKDPKLLKFIDMDCYCWSVVPADRTPMINAGMVFSDRHYGGINYPQGGVGQIALKLVEGLEKAGGEIQYQARVAEIILDAGRAIGVKLTNGKEYYAKKIVSNATRWDTFEKLLPPESLPGSEKKWQKRYQKSPSFLSLHLGVKADVLPSGSECHHILLEDWENMEAEQGTIFVSIPTLLDPSLAPRDHHIIHTFTPSWIDQWQKLTPQEYQQKKEAAANRLIDRLKKLFPKLDTGLDYIEIGTARTHRRFLNRIDGSYGPIPRRKLLGLLGMPFNRTAIPNLYCVGDSTFPGQGLNAVAFSGFACGHRLAVDLGLPSPRD; encoded by the coding sequence ATGAGTAATCAGTACGATGCGATCGTGATTGGGTCGGGAATCGGGGGATTGGTGACAGCGACGCAATTAGCGGCAAAAGGAGCAAAAGTCTTAGTTTTAGAGAGTTATCTGATTCCAGGGGGCAGCGCGGGTTATTTTGAACGAGAGGGTTATCGTTTTGATGTGGGTGCTTCGATGATTTTTGGTTTTGGCAAAAAGGGGACGACTAACCTCCTAACCAAAGCTTTAGCAGCGGTGGATATGAGTATCGAAACCATTGCCGATCCCGTCCAGATCCATTATCATCTCCCGGATGGATTAGACTTAAAAGTTCATCGCGACTACGAACAATTTTTACAGGAATTAATTAGCCATTTTCCCGCAGAAAAAACCGGTATCCGGCGCTTTTACGATGAATGCTGGCAGGTGTTTAATTGCCTCAATAGTATGGATTTACTATCGCTGGAAGAACCCCGCTATCTGACTAGGGTTTTTTTCCAGCATCCTTTATCCTGTTTGGGATTGGTCAAGTATTTACCCCAAAATGCGGGAGATGTGGCTAGAAAATATATTAAAGACCCGAAATTATTGAAATTTATCGACATGGACTGTTATTGTTGGTCGGTAGTACCCGCCGATCGCACTCCGATGATTAATGCGGGAATGGTCTTTAGCGATCGCCATTACGGGGGAATTAACTATCCCCAAGGAGGAGTGGGACAGATTGCTCTCAAGTTAGTCGAGGGATTGGAAAAAGCTGGTGGTGAAATCCAGTATCAAGCGAGAGTAGCTGAGATTATTTTAGATGCAGGACGGGCGATCGGGGTAAAATTGACCAATGGTAAGGAATACTACGCTAAAAAGATTGTTTCTAATGCCACCCGTTGGGATACCTTCGAGAAACTACTCCCCCCGGAATCTCTCCCGGGCAGCGAAAAAAAATGGCAAAAACGCTATCAAAAATCCCCCAGTTTCCTGAGTTTGCATCTGGGAGTCAAGGCCGATGTGTTACCATCAGGAAGCGAATGTCACCATATTTTACTAGAAGATTGGGAAAACATGGAAGCAGAACAGGGAACTATCTTTGTTTCTATTCCTACCTTACTCGATCCTTCCCTAGCACCCCGGGACCATCATATCATTCATACTTTCACCCCTAGCTGGATCGATCAATGGCAAAAACTGACCCCCCAAGAATATCAACAGAAAAAAGAGGCCGCTGCTAATCGTCTCATCGATCGCCTGAAAAAACTGTTTCCCAAACTAGATACAGGATTAGATTATATCGAAATTGGCACGGCCCGCACCCATCGCCGCTTTTTGAATAGAATCGATGGCAGTTACGGCCCAATACCGCGAAGAAAACTGTTAGGCTTATTAGGAATGCCCTTTAATCGTACAGCTATTCCTAATCTTTATTGTGTGGGAGATAGTACCTTCCCCGGTCAAGGATTAAACGCGGTGGCCTTTTCCGGTTTTGCTTGTGGTCATCGTCTAGCGGTAGATCTCGGTTTACCTAGTCCCAGAGATTAA
- the cobW gene encoding cobalamin biosynthesis protein CobW, with the protein MHKIPVTVITGFLGAGKTTLIRHLLQNNQGRRVAVMVNEFGEVGIDGDLLKSCQTCDDNPNDNIVELTNGCLCCTVQEEFLPTMQKLLERRQQLDCMLIETSGLALPKPLVQAFRWPEIRNGATVDGVITVVDGFAVARGRLVADLDALTAQRQADPNLEHETPIEELFEDQLACADLVLLTKTDLISEIELEKIINWLRTQLRSTVKIVTCADGQISPDVLLGFNAAVEDNLASRPSHHDHEEEHDHDEEINSVQFCLDFPVDAQILTQRIKELVAREDIYRVKGFVNVANKPMRMVLQGVGDRFDSFFDRPWQSTEMRQTRLVFIGRSLDSQRIERALTNSLL; encoded by the coding sequence ATGCACAAAATTCCAGTTACTGTGATCACGGGTTTTCTGGGTGCGGGAAAAACTACCCTCATCCGTCATCTACTGCAAAATAATCAAGGCCGACGGGTGGCCGTTATGGTCAATGAATTCGGAGAAGTGGGAATTGATGGTGATTTGTTGAAAAGTTGTCAGACCTGCGACGACAACCCTAACGATAATATTGTGGAATTGACCAATGGTTGTCTGTGCTGCACAGTACAGGAAGAATTTCTCCCCACCATGCAGAAATTGCTGGAGCGACGGCAACAGTTGGATTGTATGCTGATTGAAACTTCGGGATTAGCTTTACCGAAACCTTTGGTTCAAGCTTTTCGCTGGCCGGAAATCCGCAACGGTGCGACGGTGGACGGAGTAATCACCGTGGTGGATGGTTTTGCTGTCGCTAGGGGTCGTCTGGTGGCGGATTTGGACGCTTTAACGGCACAAAGGCAAGCAGACCCCAATTTAGAACACGAAACGCCCATTGAGGAGTTATTTGAAGATCAGTTAGCCTGCGCTGACCTGGTACTCTTAACTAAAACCGATCTCATCAGCGAAATTGAATTAGAAAAAATTATTAATTGGCTGAGAACACAACTGCGATCAACGGTAAAAATAGTTACTTGTGCCGATGGACAAATTAGCCCCGATGTGCTATTGGGATTTAATGCCGCCGTCGAGGATAATTTAGCTAGTCGTCCTAGTCATCACGATCACGAGGAAGAACACGATCACGATGAGGAGATCAATTCCGTGCAGTTTTGCCTCGATTTTCCTGTAGATGCCCAAATTTTGACCCAAAGGATTAAAGAATTGGTGGCCCGAGAAGATATCTATCGGGTCAAGGGATTTGTTAACGTGGCCAATAAACCGATGCGTATGGTGTTACAGGGAGTCGGCGATCGCTTTGATTCTTTCTTTGATCGACCCTGGCAATCCACGGAAATGCGGCAAACTCGCTTGGTCTTTATCGGCCGGTCTCTTGATAGTCAGAGAATCGAGCGGGCCCTAACCAATTCTCTCCTTTAG
- a CDS encoding tocopherol cyclase family protein: MSSQPPHSGYHWDGITPRFFEGWYFRVMIPQLADGFAFMYSIQDPSGGQVNSGGAVQILAIESNYLGRTFPDTDQFWASRQELAIIHWGKTNLKTRPRLLSPSDFFESIREGYQATANQQQGRIYDPVTGEICQWDYRIETRYSWGDNKRPPQATAGILSYLPIFDPGWQILTAHGLATGMITYRGKNYQFENVPFYSEKNWGYSFPEKWFWINCNAFPENPDLTLTAVGSTRKVLHWTESVGIIGIHWQNRFYKFDIWNSQLSWTVQPWGYWEMRATNENYTIVLIGISDYPPDRVRVPTEKGLCFACQDTLKGKLSIKLADSRGKIIINASSGLAGLEIGGIWPSAWIKR; encoded by the coding sequence ATGTCTTCACAACCCCCTCATTCTGGTTACCATTGGGATGGTATCACTCCCCGATTCTTTGAAGGTTGGTACTTCCGAGTCATGATTCCGCAATTAGCCGACGGATTCGCCTTTATGTATTCTATACAAGACCCAAGCGGCGGTCAAGTCAATAGCGGTGGAGCAGTACAAATTTTAGCCATAGAATCTAATTATCTTGGTCGCACTTTTCCCGATACGGATCAATTTTGGGCAAGTCGTCAGGAATTAGCCATTATCCATTGGGGAAAAACTAACTTAAAAACCCGTCCCCGTCTGCTTTCTCCGTCAGATTTTTTTGAGTCTATTCGAGAAGGTTATCAAGCAACAGCAAACCAGCAGCAAGGACGAATTTATGATCCCGTCACTGGAGAAATCTGTCAATGGGATTATCGCATTGAAACTAGGTACAGTTGGGGAGATAACAAGCGTCCACCCCAAGCAACAGCAGGAATATTATCTTATTTACCGATTTTTGACCCGGGTTGGCAGATTTTAACTGCTCATGGTTTAGCAACGGGAATGATTACCTATCGGGGAAAAAATTACCAATTTGAGAATGTACCTTTTTATAGCGAAAAAAATTGGGGTTATTCTTTCCCCGAAAAGTGGTTTTGGATTAATTGTAATGCTTTCCCTGAAAATCCCGATTTAACCTTAACCGCAGTGGGTTCTACCCGGAAAGTTCTCCACTGGACGGAATCGGTGGGAATTATCGGTATTCACTGGCAAAATCGCTTTTATAAGTTTGATATCTGGAATTCTCAACTAAGTTGGACAGTGCAACCCTGGGGATACTGGGAAATGAGGGCAACTAACGAGAATTATACCATTGTCTTAATCGGTATCAGTGATTATCCTCCCGATCGCGTGCGTGTACCCACAGAAAAAGGTCTCTGTTTTGCTTGTCAAGATACCCTCAAAGGTAAATTATCGATAAAATTGGCTGATAGTCGTGGTAAAATTATTATAAATGCTTCTAGTGGTCTAGCTGGTCTCGAAATTGGCGGTATTTGGCCATCAGCATGGATAAAACGGTGA
- a CDS encoding ABC1 kinase family protein, with product MLTPFDSPKSLHWQQSLRSPIVRQLEIFSFTTQFLTFLLWDRLTGANRGKKRQRRAQWLVDRLMNLGPTFIKIGQSLSTRADLIPLEYIEQLTQLQDRVPEFNSQEAIRVIETELGQPLDNLFESFSVSPLACASLGQVHRARLLSGEEVVIKVQRPNLEGLFNLDFELLHRLTRWLNIFPAVKKYNLEAIYQEFFELLFQEIDYIHEGKNADRFRENFKNYPQVKVPLVYWQYTTRKVLTLEYVPGIKVDDRETLLANNINVDGIIQLGICSYLKQLLQDGFFQSDPHPGNMAVSQEGELIFYDFGTMFELKSVAKDQMIETFFAILRKDTETVLKTLIYMGLIEPVVDLQPVRNIVQFLLDEFRDKPVDVRVFEQISDQVYLMFKQQPFRLPPQMTFIIKSVTTLDGIARSLDPQYNLLAASQPFVKSLAVSGGTTNTMLTLANQARTFLKQQWQKGNKNERMIRQLEEKIERGNLVFQVKSRETERLLKKIYLAIKILINVCLLGFSIISAIFLLDSNYSKVAIIPFSLAGLFGLFFLRSSMALLIQERLDKMLDK from the coding sequence ATGCTTACTCCTTTTGATTCCCCCAAATCTTTACATTGGCAGCAAAGTTTGCGATCGCCAATTGTTCGTCAATTGGAGATATTTAGCTTTACAACGCAGTTTTTGACTTTTTTGCTCTGGGATCGTTTAACGGGGGCTAATAGGGGCAAAAAACGGCAAAGGAGAGCGCAATGGTTAGTTGATCGCCTCATGAATTTGGGACCAACTTTTATTAAAATTGGGCAATCTTTATCGACGCGAGCAGATTTAATTCCGCTCGAATATATCGAACAATTAACCCAATTACAGGATCGGGTTCCCGAATTTAATAGTCAAGAAGCGATCCGAGTTATTGAAACAGAATTAGGACAACCCCTAGATAATTTATTTGAAAGTTTTAGCGTTTCTCCCCTCGCTTGTGCCAGTTTAGGACAAGTGCATCGAGCGCGGTTATTAAGTGGGGAAGAAGTCGTTATTAAGGTACAAAGACCGAATCTAGAAGGACTATTTAATCTCGATTTTGAATTGTTGCATCGTCTCACCCGTTGGTTAAATATTTTCCCTGCGGTGAAAAAATATAACTTAGAAGCTATCTATCAAGAATTCTTTGAACTACTCTTTCAAGAAATCGATTATATTCATGAGGGCAAAAATGCTGATCGCTTTCGGGAAAATTTTAAGAATTATCCCCAGGTAAAAGTTCCTTTAGTTTACTGGCAATATACCACCCGCAAGGTATTAACTTTGGAGTATGTGCCGGGGATTAAAGTCGATGATCGAGAGACTTTACTAGCTAATAATATTAACGTAGATGGGATTATTCAACTGGGTATCTGTTCCTATCTCAAACAACTATTACAGGATGGTTTTTTCCAATCAGACCCCCATCCGGGTAATATGGCAGTTAGTCAGGAAGGGGAGTTAATTTTCTACGATTTCGGCACTATGTTCGAGTTAAAGTCCGTCGCTAAAGATCAAATGATCGAAACCTTTTTCGCTATCTTGAGAAAGGATACGGAAACAGTCTTAAAAACTTTGATATATATGGGGTTAATTGAACCCGTTGTAGATCTACAACCCGTACGAAATATCGTGCAGTTTCTTTTAGATGAATTTCGCGATAAACCGGTAGATGTGAGGGTCTTTGAACAAATTAGCGATCAAGTGTATTTAATGTTTAAACAGCAACCTTTTCGCTTACCTCCCCAAATGACTTTTATTATTAAATCTGTCACCACTTTGGATGGGATTGCCCGCTCTTTAGATCCCCAGTATAATTTATTAGCAGCTAGTCAACCTTTTGTAAAAAGTCTAGCGGTATCGGGAGGAACTACCAACACAATGCTTACCCTAGCTAATCAAGCGCGCACTTTTCTTAAACAACAATGGCAAAAAGGTAATAAAAACGAGAGAATGATCCGTCAGTTAGAGGAAAAAATCGAGCGAGGAAATTTAGTTTTTCAAGTTAAGTCACGGGAAACTGAACGACTCCTGAAAAAAATTTATCTGGCAATTAAAATATTAATTAATGTTTGTTTATTGGGATTTAGCATTATCTCAGCCATATTTTTATTAGACAGCAACTATAGCAAAGTAGCCATTATTCCCTTCAGTCTAGCGGGGTTATTTGGTTTATTTTTTCTGCGTTCTTCCATGGCTTTATTGATTCAGGAAAGATTAGATAAAATGCTAGACAAGTAA
- a CDS encoding FGGY-family carbohydrate kinase — protein MGLSLGIDFGTSGARAIAIDSSKNIVAEVHYPFTNANFQDWQKSLFYLLDNLGDSVRSELKSIAINGTSSTVLLCDNWGNPLSQAILYNDGRGIAFLEAIKAIAPPHHPVISATSSLAKLLWWSEQEIFSQARYFLSQADWLAFLLHGKLGISDYHNALKLGYDLENLCYPDWLENLPMFNLLPEIFAPGTAIDTIKPDLVTRFAIPKDCLIYTGTTDSIAAFLASGANSLGAAVTSLGSTLVLKLLSSQKVDDSNYGIYSHRLGNLWLTGGASNTGGAVLKKFFSDQELRNYSLAIDGQKESNLDYYPLLKAGERFPINDPFLPAKLTPRPDNPLEFLHGLLESIARIEALGYQRLQELGANKLERVYSAGGGAKNPTWRIIRQRHLGVPVLLSKQDQAAYGTALLAQQSVTLLK, from the coding sequence ATGGGTTTATCTTTAGGTATTGATTTTGGCACATCGGGAGCGCGAGCGATTGCTATTGATTCTAGCAAAAATATCGTCGCTGAGGTTCATTATCCCTTCACTAATGCCAATTTTCAGGATTGGCAAAAGTCCCTATTTTATTTATTGGATAATCTAGGGGATTCGGTGCGTTCAGAACTTAAATCGATCGCGATTAATGGTACTTCCTCGACGGTGTTATTATGTGATAATTGGGGTAATCCTCTTTCTCAGGCAATATTATACAATGACGGGCGAGGAATTGCATTTTTAGAAGCAATTAAAGCTATAGCACCCCCTCACCATCCCGTGATTAGTGCTACCTCCAGTTTAGCTAAATTACTTTGGTGGAGTGAACAAGAAATTTTTTCGCAAGCGCGTTATTTTCTCTCGCAAGCGGATTGGTTAGCATTTCTGCTGCACGGTAAACTGGGAATCAGTGACTATCACAATGCCTTAAAGTTAGGTTATGATCTCGAAAATCTCTGTTATCCCGATTGGTTAGAGAATTTACCGATGTTTAATTTATTACCGGAAATTTTTGCCCCGGGTACAGCGATCGATACTATTAAACCGGATTTAGTGACTCGTTTTGCTATCCCGAAAGATTGTTTAATTTATACGGGAACCACCGACAGCATAGCGGCATTTTTAGCCAGTGGTGCTAATTCTTTAGGAGCTGCGGTGACATCTTTAGGTTCAACTTTAGTTTTAAAATTATTAAGTAGCCAGAAAGTTGATGATAGTAACTATGGCATCTATAGTCATCGTTTAGGAAATTTGTGGTTAACTGGTGGGGCATCCAATACGGGAGGAGCAGTGTTAAAGAAGTTTTTTTCTGATCAAGAATTGAGAAATTATAGTTTAGCAATAGATGGACAAAAAGAAAGTAATTTAGATTATTATCCTCTACTAAAAGCGGGCGAGCGCTTTCCAATTAATGATCCTTTTTTACCCGCAAAACTGACTCCTCGCCCCGATAATCCTCTAGAATTTTTGCATGGTTTACTAGAAAGTATTGCCCGCATTGAAGCTTTAGGTTATCAGCGTTTACAGGAATTGGGGGCCAATAAATTAGAGCGAGTTTATAGTGCGGGTGGTGGGGCAAAAAATCCGACTTGGAGAATAATTCGTCAGCGTCATTTAGGGGTTCCCGTGCTTTTATCTAAACAGGATCAAGCGGCCTATGGTACTGCCCTATTAGCACAGCAATCGGTTACGCTATTGAAATAG
- a CDS encoding polysaccharide biosynthesis protein, translating to MYRKLANKILKLANSLSRSSKRSLLIVTDCLIFCLTIYLAFSLRFNLSLEYQQIRPFFGEIFSLIAIKLLVFYLKGIYSPVVRYTGLEFLSSVLQAVLYSSGVLISLAYFQRDAFLPRSVLIIDALLTLVLVIGVRLLIRSVFHRLNIYVSSLDREPTIIIYGAGVVGCQLARSLQNDPHYRLLAFVDDNPDLQQRVIQGIRVYPPSQLALMHQKRAFDWVILAIPNVAKAKKRQIIESLETLPIDIKTVPPLSKILSGEATINQIRSVDVSELLGREEILPHPELLGKNVTGKAVLVTGGGGSIGSELCRQIAFLKPKCLVIYELNEFSLYKIDLDLSENYTDLRKYAYLGNVLDRNHLARVIQQHQIETIYHTAAYKHVPLVEANASQGVYTNVWGTLNVAQTAIKNSVSNLVLISTDKAVRPTNIMGASKRCAELVIQALAALPDTSTCCAIVRFGNVLDSSGSVVPRFREQIAQRKNITLTHRDIIRYFMSIPEAVRLVMQAGAMARGGEVFLLDMGEPVRIYDLALQMIRLSGLELGQDIDIEITGLRPGEKLYEELLIDTDKACPTAHPKIFCANEHFLAWDKLPIKLEQLLNSIQLNDRHGLVKSLQDLVPEYQPPQQIASNLSSKK from the coding sequence ATGTATAGAAAACTGGCGAACAAAATCCTTAAATTAGCTAATTCCCTATCTAGGTCATCGAAGCGCTCTCTTTTAATTGTCACCGATTGCCTGATTTTTTGTCTAACCATCTATCTGGCATTCTCGCTCAGGTTTAATCTTAGCCTCGAATATCAGCAAATTAGACCTTTTTTCGGGGAAATATTCAGCTTAATTGCCATTAAACTTCTAGTTTTCTATCTCAAAGGTATTTACAGTCCCGTAGTACGTTATACAGGGTTAGAATTTCTTTCCTCCGTACTGCAAGCGGTTCTCTATAGTTCAGGGGTTTTGATCAGTCTTGCCTACTTTCAAAGGGATGCCTTTTTGCCGCGTTCAGTCCTGATTATCGACGCATTGTTAACCCTAGTATTGGTTATCGGGGTGAGATTGTTGATTCGTTCTGTCTTTCACCGTCTGAATATTTACGTCAGTAGTCTGGATAGGGAACCGACAATTATTATCTATGGTGCCGGGGTTGTGGGTTGTCAATTGGCACGCTCCCTACAAAATGACCCCCACTATCGTTTATTGGCCTTTGTTGATGATAATCCCGATTTGCAGCAGCGAGTTATCCAAGGCATTAGGGTTTACCCTCCCTCTCAATTGGCACTAATGCACCAAAAACGGGCTTTTGACTGGGTTATTCTCGCTATTCCGAATGTAGCCAAGGCCAAAAAGCGGCAAATCATCGAAAGTCTAGAAACTTTACCTATCGACATTAAAACCGTTCCTCCCCTCTCAAAAATTTTATCGGGAGAAGCGACCATCAATCAGATTCGCAGTGTCGATGTCTCGGAATTATTAGGACGGGAAGAAATTCTACCCCATCCCGAACTTTTGGGAAAAAATGTCACGGGTAAAGCGGTGTTAGTCACCGGGGGTGGCGGTTCCATCGGTTCGGAATTATGCCGACAAATTGCCTTTCTCAAGCCAAAATGCTTGGTAATCTACGAATTAAACGAGTTTTCCCTCTACAAAATCGATCTCGATTTAAGCGAAAATTATACCGATTTACGCAAGTATGCCTATCTAGGCAATGTTCTCGACCGCAATCATCTGGCCCGAGTCATCCAACAACACCAAATTGAAACAATTTATCACACGGCCGCCTATAAGCACGTTCCCCTTGTGGAAGCCAATGCTAGTCAGGGGGTTTACACTAATGTTTGGGGGACTTTAAATGTCGCTCAGACTGCGATCAAGAATTCAGTTAGTAATTTAGTTCTCATTTCCACCGATAAGGCCGTCAGACCGACTAACATTATGGGGGCCAGTAAACGCTGTGCTGAGTTAGTTATACAAGCTTTGGCCGCTTTACCCGACACTTCCACCTGTTGCGCTATCGTCCGCTTTGGCAATGTTCTCGATAGTAGCGGTTCCGTGGTGCCGCGTTTCCGGGAACAAATCGCCCAACGCAAGAATATTACCCTCACCCATCGCGATATTATTCGCTATTTTATGTCTATTCCGGAGGCGGTGCGTTTGGTTATGCAAGCAGGAGCAATGGCCCGAGGGGGTGAGGTATTCCTGTTAGATATGGGTGAACCAGTAAGAATTTACGATTTGGCCCTACAGATGATTCGTTTAAGTGGCTTGGAATTAGGGCAAGATATTGATATTGAAATCACGGGATTAAGACCGGGGGAAAAACTCTACGAAGAATTATTAATCGATACCGATAAAGCTTGTCCCACCGCTCATCCAAAGATTTTTTGCGCTAATGAACACTTTCTTGCTTGGGACAAATTGCCAATCAAATTAGAGCAACTGCTTAATTCTATTCAACTTAATGACCGTCATGGCTTAGTTAAGTCCCTGCAAGATTTAGTCCCGGAATACCAGCCTCCGCAGCAAATAGCCAGTAATTTGTCAAGTAAAAAGTAA
- a CDS encoding thioredoxin family protein codes for MARTESTMLDLGTKAPSFALPDVVSGETISLDSFAAKTALLVIFLSEHCPFVKHIQEELTRLGRDYANTNLGILAISSNDVEKYPDDSPENLKKMAITLDFKFNLCYDESQAVAKAYTAACTPDFFLFDSQRSLVYRGQLDDSRPSNGVPVTGKDLRAAIDKVLSGQPVPTEQKPSLGCNIKWKPGNEPPYYG; via the coding sequence ATGGCACGCACCGAGTCCACAATGTTAGATTTGGGGACAAAAGCCCCCAGTTTTGCCCTACCCGATGTGGTTTCGGGTGAAACTATCTCTCTGGACAGCTTTGCGGCTAAAACCGCTCTGTTAGTCATCTTCCTCTCTGAACATTGTCCCTTTGTTAAACACATTCAAGAAGAACTTACCCGTCTAGGTCGCGATTATGCTAACACCAATCTGGGCATCCTCGCAATTAGTTCTAATGATGTGGAGAAATATCCCGATGATTCGCCCGAAAATTTGAAAAAAATGGCGATAACCCTTGACTTTAAATTCAATTTATGCTATGACGAAAGCCAAGCAGTGGCGAAAGCTTACACGGCAGCCTGTACCCCCGATTTTTTCCTCTTTGATAGTCAGCGCAGCCTAGTCTATCGCGGTCAATTGGATGATAGTCGTCCTAGTAATGGCGTACCGGTGACAGGCAAAGATCTCCGTGCCGCTATTGACAAGGTTTTAAGCGGTCAACCAGTACCGACGGAGCAAAAACCCAGTTTAGGCTGTAATATCAAATGGAAACCGGGTAATGAGCCACCCTATTATGGTTAA